DNA from bacterium:
CGTTCCCGACAACTGCGGCATTCGCGTCGGTGATGAGACGAGGACCTGGGAGGAAGGCAAGTGCATGGTGTTCGATGACACCGTGGAGCACGAGGCCTGGAACAAGAGCGACAAATCGCGCGTGGTGCTGATCATGGATTTCAAGGCCCCGGAGCTGGTCGTGAATTCTCCCAAGCCCAAGAAAGGCCTTTTCTCGCGGTTGTTCAAGTCGTAGCGCCGTCCCCCGGTCCACCGCAGCGTCGCCGGCGCCCCGGCGCATCGGCGATGCGGCGTCGGCGAGGCCGCGCGCGCCGCCGTTCGATTGGCGGGGTGCTGCGCCTCTGGTAGAATGAAGTCGACGCCCCTTTCGCCCAAGGAGATTCCGCATGCCCGGTGAGTTCGTGCACTGCCACCTGCATACGGAGTACTCGCTCCTGGACGGCGAGAGCCGGATCGAGCCCCTCATGCGGCGGGCGGCCGACCTCGGCATGCCGGCGATCTCGCTCACCGATCACGGCGCGTTGTACGGGGCGATCGAATTCTACGAGCACGCCCGGGCCCACGGCATCAAGCCGATCATCGGCGTCGAGACCTACGTGGCGCCGCGCCGCATGGGCGACCGCGATCCGAAGCTCGACGCCGCCGCGTTCCATCTCGTGCTGCTGGCGCGGAACGACGAGGGCTACCGCAATCTGCTGAAGTTGACCACCGCCGCGCACCTCGACGGGTTCTACTACAAGCCCCGGATCGACCGCGAGCTGCTCGCCCGCCACAGCGGCGGCCTGATCGGTCTGTCGGCCTGCCTGCAGGGCGAGATCCCGCGGGCGATTCTCCGCGATGACCAGGCGGCCGCCCGCATGCTCGCCGCGGCGTACCGGGACATCTTCGGGCCCGGCCATTTCTATCTGGAGCTCCAAAATCACGGTATCGCAGACCAGCAGACGCTCTCCCGCGGCCTCCTCGCGCTGGCCCGCGAGCTCGACCTGCCGCTCGTGGCCACCAACGACGTGCACTACGTGACGCGCGATGAGGCCGACGCGCAGGATGCGTTGATGTGCATCCAGATGGGCATCGACCTGAACGAGAAGGACAAGCCCCGCATGGGCGACGTCCCCGAGTTCTACCTGAAGGGCGCGGACGAAATGGCCGCCCGGTTCGGGGAGGTCCCGGAGGCCCTCCGCAACACCCTCGTCATCGCCGAGGCGTGCGATCTCGAGATCGACACCAGCACCACCCGGCTGCCGCCCTTCCCCGTGCCCGACGGCGAGACGGCGGACTCGTACCTGCGGGGGCTGTGCGAGGCCGGGCTGCGCCGGATCTACGGACAGGTCACCCCCCAGCTCGCGGAGCGCCTGGACTACGAACTGGGGGTCATCGCCAAGACGGGGTACGCGGCGTACTTCCTCATCGTGCAGGACTTCGTCAACTTCGCCCGCCGGCGCGGCATCTACACCACGGTGCGCGGCTCCGCGGCCGGCAGCCTCGTGCTCTATGCCTCCGGGGTCACCGACGTGGACCCGATCGCGTACCGGCTGCCGTTCGACCGCTTCCTCAACCTGGAGCGGTACACGATGCCGGACATCGACGTGGATTTCATGGACAGCCGGCGGGACGAGGTCATCAAGTACGTCGTCGACAAGTACGGCGCCGACCGCGTCGCGCAGATCATCACGTTCGGCACCCTGGGGGCCCGGGCGGCGATCCGTGACCTCGGCCGGGTGATGGGCCTGCCCTACGGCGACGTCGACCGCATCGCCAAGCTCGTGCCCGGCGCCAACGTCACGCTCCAGGAAGCGCTCGCGGCGGAGCCCGAACTGCGCGCGGCGGCGGACGGGAGCCCCCAGATCCGCCGCCTCCTGGACATGGCGCAAAAACTGGAAGGGGTCGCCCGGCACGCCAGCACGCATGCCGCGGGGGTCATCATCTCCCGCGATCCGCTGACGGAGCACGTGCCGCTCCAGCGCGCGACGAAGGGCGATCTGTTGATGACGCAGTACGACATGAACAGCGTCGCCCGCCTCGGGCTGCTCAAGATCGATTTTCTGGGCCTGGCCAACCTCACGATCCTCGACGCGGCGATCCGGTTGATCCGGGAGTCGCGGGGCGTCGACATCGACCTGCAGCGGTTGCCGCTCGACGACCGGGCGACCTACGCGCTGCTGGCATCCGGCGAGACGATCGGCATCTTCCAGCTGGAGGGCCGGGGGATCACCCGCTATCTCCGCGAGCTCAAGCCCGACCGCATCGAAGACGTCATGGCCATGGTGGCGCTGTTCCGGCCGGGGCCGATGGCCAACATCCCGGCCTACATCCGGCGCAAGCACGGCCAGGAGAAGGTCACCTACCTGCACCCCCGCCTCGAGCCGGTGCTCAAGGAAACGTACGGCGTGATGGTCTACCAGGAGGACATCATGACCGTCGCGCAGGCGATCGCCGGATACACCCTGGCCGAGGCCGACGTGCTGTGCTACGCGATCCGGAAGAAGATCAAGGACCGGCTCCTCGCGCAGCGTGAGACGTTCGTCGCCGGGGCCCGGAAGAACGGCGTGGACGCCCGGACGGTCGATCAGATCTTCGAACAGTTCGAGCCGTTCGCGCGGTACGGATTCAACCGCGCGCACGCCGCGAGTTACGGGCTCATCGCCTACTACACCGCGTACCTCAAGGCGCATTACTCCGCGGAATACATGACGGCGCTGCTCTCGAGCGAGGCCGGCAACATGGACAAGGTCGCCGAGTCCGTGGCCGAGTGCGGGCGGATGAACCTCCGGGTGCTCCCGCCGGACATCAACGAAAGCGCCGCCTCGTTCGTCACCGACGGTGAGGCGATCCGGTTCGGTCTGGCGGCCGTCCGGAACGTCGGGCTCGGCGCAATCGACGTCGTCATCGCCGCGCGCGAGGCCGGCGGGCCGTTTGCGAGCCTGGCCGATTTCTGCGGGCGCGTCGACACCCGCCTCGTCAACCAGCGCGTGATCGCGAGCCTGATCAAGGCGGGGGCGTTCGACCGGCTCGGGTCGCGGGCGCAGATGCTCCAGACGCTCGATGCGGTGGTCGAACGGGCGCAGCGGAGCCAGCGCGCCCGCAACGAGGCGCAGACCGGACTCTTCGCCGACTTCGGAGCGGCGCCGGAGCCGCTCGCCGCGGACACGGCGGTCCAGGAGTTCACCAAGGACGAGCTGCTGACGATGGAGCGGGAGATGCTCGGGCTGTACATCTCCGACCACCCGTTGCGGCGCTGGGCTCCGGCGCTGGCGCGCCGGACGACGGCCACGATCGCCCAACTCGCGGATCTGCCCGATCGTCGCGAGGTGACGATCGGCGGCGTCGTCGGCACGGTGAAGCGGAGCATGACCCGCTCCGGCTCGACGATGGCGTTTGTGACGCTGGAGGACCTGACGGGGAGCATCGAAGTGCTCGTCTTCCCCCGGGCCTACGAGCAGTACGGGTTGTCGCTCAAACGCGACGCGGTCGTGTTGCTGCGCGGGAAACTCGACGTGGAGGAGCAGTCGGTCAAGCTGCTGTGCGATGAAGTGATCGGGCTTCCTCCCACGCCGGAGGAGGTCGACGGCTCGGCACCCGGCGCGCCCACGAACGGGCAGATCGCCGCCGCGGCGCGGGCGCCGGTCGGCGCGGCCCGGAGCGGGGCGGCCGTGCGGGTGCGCGTCAGCACCATCGAGGAAATCGAACAACTCGAACGATACCTCCACGAGCACCCCGGTCCGCGCCGGGTGTGCGCCCACGTCGTGAGCGGTGAGGGCGAACACGTCGTGCCCGTCCGCACCGGCGCGCATGACGTCGAGGAACTCCAACAGGCGCTCGAGCAGCTGTTCGGCGAGGGGAATGTCTGGGAAGAGTAGCGCGGTCGCCCGCCAGGCGGTGCTGACCGTGCTGCTGATGGCGCTGGGGTTCCTCGTTATCGTCCAGGTGAGGGCCAGCCGCGGCCTGTCCGCGCAGGAAGAGGTGCCGACCCGCAATGTCTACGCGCTTGCGACGATGCTGCGGGAGGAACGGACCGCCCGGCAGAGCCTCGAGGCGCAGGTCGACGATCTGACCCGGCGGCTCACGGTCTTCGAGCGGGCGACGGCCGAGCGCCGGAGCACGACCGAGGCGATGATGCGCGACCTGGAGAGCCTGCGGGTGGCGGCCGGCCTGGTGCCGCTCGCCGGCCCGGGCGTCACCGTCGCGGTCGGCGCCGCGCAGGCTCCGGTCGTCGGCCACGCGCCCCCCGTCGTGCAGTACGTCGATTTGGTCAGCATCATCAACGAACTCTGGGCGGGAGGGGCCGAGGCGGTTGCCGTGAGCGGCGTGCGGGTCACCGCCACGTCCGGCTTCAGCGAGGTCGGCGGCACGATCCTCGCCGACCGGCAGCGTCTCGCCCCCCCGTATACGATCGACGCGATCGGCGAGCCGGCCACCCTCGCCGGGGCGCTGCAGATCCGCGGCGGCATCATCGAAGGTCTGCGGACGCTCGGCCTGACCATCAAGATCACGCCCAAGGCCACCGTCACGGTCCCGGCCATCCAGGCCGTTCCGACGCTCCGGGTCGCCCACCCGGCGGTCCCCTAACCCGGCGATCGTGCGCCGCGATACGCCGGTTGTGATCGCGGGGGCGTCGTTCGCGGGACTCGCCGTCGCCCGGGAACTCGGCCCCCGCGCGCTGTTGCTCGACGGCGACCCGGTGGGCGAGGGCCAGACGTCGGCGTGTGGCGCACCGGTGCGCGTGCTGCGGGCGGTCGAGGCCGGTGCGTCGATTCAAGAAGTCCATCACGATCTCGTGATCCATACGCCCGGACGCGACGTCCGCTGGCCGCTGCCCGAGCCGTTTTGCACCTTCGACTACCGGACGTGCTGCCGGGCCGCCTTTGAAGCCTCGGGGGCGGCATTCCTTCGCGCGGCGGTCTACGGGCATCGCGACGGCACAGTCGCGCTGACCTCGGCCGGGGAGATTCGGGCGCGCCTCCTCGTCGACGCCACCGGCTGGCGGGCCGCCCTCAGCCGGACGCCGGGGTCGGATTCCCGCCTCCCCGCTGCCGTTACCCGCGGTCCGGCCGGCGGCCGTTATTTCGGCCTCGAGGTCGAGGTCCCGGCGACATTTGAAACAGGCCTCCACTTCTACTTCTCTTCGGATATCGTCCGCGGCGGGTACGCCTGGGTCTTCCCTGCGGGCCGCGTCGTCCGGGCGGGCATCCTCAGCTACCGGGCCCGCAGCGGCCTGGGCCCGCAACTCGAGGCGTTTCTCGGCCGCCTGGGGCTCCCGTCCGGGCCTCGTCACGGCGGCTTTCTCCCGACCCGTCTCGGCCCGCCGGTTGTAGACGGCGTCTTCCTCGTCGGCGATGCCGCCGGACACTGCCTGCCCCTTACGGGGGAGGGCATTCGCTCGGCGGTTTGGGCGGGCCGGGTGTGCGGCCGGTTGCTCCGCGGCGTGCTCGCGGAAGAGATGACCCCGGCCGGGGCCGCGGCCGGGTATGCCGCGTACGCGGAACGGCAGCGCCGGCGCTACCGGGTACTGGAGTGGTCGACGGCCGTGGCGCTGACATTCCCGGCCCGGGTGCTCGGGGTGCTTGCGGCAGGGGTGTCGCGGCCCGGACCGCTCCGCGCGTTCATGGCGCGCTATCTTGCGATGTTCGCCGCGGACGTTGGTGCCGAGGCGGCGCTTCCCGCATGACCCCCGGAGCGCCGGGCATGGCGCCTCGCTTACGGCCGATGGCCCCCGTCAACGGCGGCGCAGTCGCGCGCCGGTTCGGTTAGACGAGCAGTAATGCCGGTTTCCCTGTCGGGAATCGCCGCGTACCTCTTTCTCTGGGCCGCGACGGCGAGCGGTGTGATGATGTCGTCCGACCGGTGGCGGCGCCCGGGCCGGCCCCGCGCCTTGCGCGGGGCCGGCCCGGGATGGCTCGGTGCGCCCGCGCACGAGTCGTTGTCGTTGGCCGGTCTCGGGGTCACCCTGCTGCACGCGGCGCAGACCGTCTTCGCCCCGCCGGGTCCCCGTCTGGAACTCCTCGTCTTCGCCGGACCGGATCTGGCGGACGGATGGGGGCTGTTTGTGGGCGTGCTCGCGTTGTATCTCACCGCGGCCGCGACGACGTCGTTCTACCTGCGTGCGCGTCTCGGCCGCTGGTGGAGTGCGGTTCACGCGTCCGCTTATGCGGCGTACGCCGCCGCGCTGTGGCACGCGCTCGCGATCGGCGCGAACGCCTGGCTGCCGCCGGTTCGATGGCTGTACGTCGTCACGCTGGCCATCCTTGTAGCCATAAGCGCCCTCCGAGTAATTGCTGCCATCAACCGCAAGATGCGCAAGACGGGCATTGACAAGCAAGGTCTGTTACATCATAATGTCATTGATTAACACCATGGTGGTCAATGCACAGAACCCAGATCCAATTAACCGATGAGCAGAGCCGTCACTTGCGACGGCTTTCCGCCGAGCGCGGAATTTCCATGTCAACGCTCGTGAGAGAGGCAGTCAATCTGCTGCTTCAAGCGCGCAGTCAGGATGATCGAGAAATCCTGTGGCAGAGAGCGGCGGCGACGGTGGGTCGCTTCAGGTCGGGCCGCAGCGACGTAAGTGCACGGCACGACGACTATGCTGCCGAGGCCTACGGCGATCCCCATGGACGTCTTCGTTGACACGTCGGGTCTCTATGCTCTTCTCGACGCTGACGATCGCCTCCATGATCGTGCCGCTTCGGCGTGGGGATACCTCCATCGTAAGCGCCGTACACTGAAGTCCCACAATTACGTGATCGTCGAGACGGCGGTCATTATGCAACGGCGTCTCGGAATGGCAGCGGTCGGCGCCCTTGTCCGCGACGTCGTGCCGCTTCTCGGTGTTGTCTGGGTCGACGAAAACCTTCATTCGGCCGCGGTGACGGCTCTGCTGGCATCCGAGCGGCGGGACATCAGTCTGGTCGACTGGACCAGCTTTGAACTGATGAGGCGACTGGGCATCAAAGACGCCCTGACCTTTGACGGACATTTCACCGATCAGGGGTTCAGCGTCTTCTCCGACGACGAACGTATCACCTAGCCGGGGGGATCAGCGCCTCGTTCCACGGCGGGGCGCGCGTACGGTTGAGACGGGGATCCGCGAGTACCGGACGACGTGCTCCGCGACACTGCCGACGAACAAGTGGGACACTCCGCGACGCCCGTGCGTGCCCATCACGATGACGTCTGCGCTGACGTCGTCCGCCGTCGAAAGAATCACATCACGTGCGTGACCCGCGCGGAGGATCTGGCGGCGCACCTCCGGGGTCCGCTCGGCGAGCGCGGTGAGGGACGCGCCGGCCTGCTCCCGGATGGCCCGGACGACCGTGGCCGGAATCGGCGCGGGGACGGCGGCGGGTCCGGCGACGGGCATCCATTGATACGGCAGATCGATCACGTGCAACAAGATGATCTTGGCGCCGAACGCCTGGGCGAGTTCGCGCGCCCACCGCAGCGCGGCGTCCGCTGAGTCCGAGAAGTCGGTCGGCACGAGAATCGTTCGGATAGGCATCGGTCCTCACAGTTCCATCTCTTCGGAACGCGCCCCTGCACTCCACGAGACAATTGCCGGCCGGCGTGACCGCCCTGGGACGGCGTCACCGCGCCCGGCGGGTTCGGGCGCCGCGCGCCGGCCGCGGCCGCCCGCGGCCGCGATCCCTGCGCGGTGCTGGCCCGAAGGCCTCGAGTCGCGCCATCAGATCCTTCAACACTATGCCGCTGCCGAAGGGCAGGACCCCGGCCGGCAGCCGTCCGGCTCGAAGCGCCAAGCCTTTCCGCACTGCCACGATCATCGGGACGCCGGTGGGCTTCACGATGACGCCGCACTGCCCGGCGCGGTCCCAGGCCGTGAGCGCCGCCTCCTGATCCGGCCGAAGCGGGGGAGAGCGGGGTGGAGTGTGGGGCACTCGAAGAAGTCCGGCGCGTCGTCACGCACCTCGAGCCCTCGGGCCGCCACATCCTCGATGAGCCGGACGTGATTGAGCGCCGCGGTGCGCCAAGCGGCCACGCGGTCATCCCAGATCAGGTAGTCCGGCGCGTCGAGGCCGGAGAACGCATCGAGATGGAGCGAACCGCGCTCGAAGCGCAGCCGGAGAATCCGGTCGGGGAGACCGGACGTCTCAGTCCCCCCAGAGCGCGTCGAGGGTAATCACCAGACCGGGGAAGAGAGCAGGCGTCCACGCGCCACGTTCGGCGCGCCCGGTGAGGCGGTACGCGTCTCCTTCCAGGTGATAGACTTCGACGCCGCGGGCTTCGGGGTCCACGATCCAGTACTCGGCAACGGCCGCGCGGGCGTAGGCTTCCCTCTTCCGGCCGCGATCCACGGCGGCGGTGCCGGGGGAGAGAACCTCGACGACCAGATCCGGCGCGCCGTGGATGGCAGCGTCGCCGATGATGTTCCGGCGGCGCTCGGCGACGAACACAATGTCGGGCTGCATGATGTCCGTTGCGGTCAGAACGACGTCGATCGGCGAAGGCAGCACCTCGCCCAGCCGTCGGGCGTCGATGTGCGTCTTCAGCGCGGCGTACACGGTACCGACAACGTGTTGGTGCCGGGGGGTAGGTGCCGGTGCCACAAAGAGCTCGCCTCCCAGGACCTCTTTGCGCGTGCCGTTGTCGGGTAGGTTCTGGTAGTCGGCGTAGGTCAGAATTACCTTCTGGTCCGCCATGACAGGCTCACTCCCCGGAGGGGCGCCACAGTCTCGGAGAAAGTATAACAAGGCCGCGAGGCGGACGTCACTCTCACGGCTTCTGGTTCTCTTGGTGCCGGAGGAAAGATTGCATCCAAATATCCTGGTGCCGGAGGAGGGACTCGAACCCCCACGGGTGTGACCCCAGGCGATTTTGAGTCGCCCTCGTCTGCCGATTCCGACACTCCGGCACAGCGCGTCCGGCAGCGGACGCAACGGTAATCGTACCATCCTTGCCCCGCGGTCGCCAGGGCGGGCCGCGGCCGGCCGTTATCGATTCCGCTCGTAGATCAGCCTGAGGCCTTCCAGCACCAGCAGGGGATCGTGATGATCCAAACACCCGCAGTGCGGGACCACCAAGTCGGCCCAGCCGCCGGTGGCGACCGTGGTCGCCGGGCCTCCGAGTTCCTCGCGGATCCGCCGCACGACCTCGTTCACAAGCCCCACAAAGCCGAAGACGATGCCGGCCTGCATCGCCGTCGTGGTCGACCGGCCGATCGTCACCCCCGGCGCCTGCAGCGGCACCCGGTGCAGCTGCGCGGCGTGCTCCGCGAGGGCATCCACGGAGATCCCGATCCCGGGCGCGATCGCGCCGCCAAGAAAGTCGCCGTCACGAGAGACGACCGAGAACGTGCTCGCCGTCCCGAGATCGACGGCGATCACCGGGCCGCCGTACCGGGCGTACGCCGCCACGGCCGCGCAGATCCGGTCGGCGCCGACGTCGAGAGGATTGTCGTAGAGAATCCGCATCCCGGTTCGCGTGTCCGGCCCGGCGACGAGTGGCGCGACGTGGAAGTAGTCGCGGGCAAGCCATCCCAGCGTCTCCAGCAGGGCCGGGACGACGGAACAGATGGCGACGCCGCCGACCGCGTCGAACCCCAGGCCGGCCGACTCGAACAGCGCCTGGATCAGCATCGCATATTCATCGGCGGTGCGGCGGGTGTCGCTCGCGGCGCGCCAGTGCTGCAGCAGGTCGCGGTTCCGGTACACCCCGATTTTCGTCAGGGTGTTGTTGGCGTTGAGGGCGAGCAGGAGCGGCGCGTCCACTATTCTCCCATTCTACCGCGCCGCCGCCGCGGCGGGGGCGCGGACGGGCCCCCGGGCGCGCCGCCGGAGCGTGCTATAATTTTGCCGGATGCCTCCCACCGATCGCCGCACGCTGCTCCTCGTCGACGCGAACGGGCTCGTGTACCGCGCCTTTTTCGCGCTGCCGTATTTCACGACGCGCGACGGCCGTCCCACGAACGCCGTCTACGGGTTCACGACGATGCTCCTGAAAGTCCTCGAGGAGCAGGCCCCGGAGTACGTCGCCGTGGCGTTCGACAGGCCGGGGCCGACGTTCCGGCACGAGGCCTTTGCGGAGTACAAGGCGCGGCGCCGGCCGATGCCGGACGACCTGCGGCCGCAGATCGCGCTCGCCAAGCAGGTGGTTGAGGCCCTCGAGCTGCCGGTGTTCGAAGTGACCGGGTTCGAAGCCGACGACGTCATCGGAACGCTCGTCCGGCGCGCCGAGGCCGGCGGATTCGACGTGTTGATCGTGACCGGCGATCTGGACGCGCTGCAGCTCGTCTCAGCGCACACGCGGGTGATGATGACGAGCCGCGGGATCAGCGAGACCGTCGTCTACGACGAGGCGGGCGTGGCGGCGAAGCTCGGCGTGACGCCGGCCCAGGTCCCGGATTTCAAGAGCCTCAAGGGCGACGCGACCGACAACATCCCGGGAGTCCCGGGGGTCGGCGACAAGACCGCGGCCCGGCTGCTCGCGGGCGGGACGACAGTGGAGACGCTCCTCGCCGGGCTCGACGACCTGGCCGATGCCCGCCTGCGCGCCAAGCTCGCGGAGCACCGGGAGCAGATTGTCCAGAGCAAGCACATCGCGACGATCGCGACCGACGTCGACCTGTCCTTGGATTGGGCGGCGCTGCGGCGGCGGACGCCGGATCTGGATCGTGTGCGGGCGCTCTTCACCGATCTTGAGTTCAAGACGCTGCTCGACCGGCTCGGCGTCGCGACGGCGGCACCGGCAGAACAGGCGCCGGGAGCGTACCGGACCGTCTCCGCGGCGGAACTCGGCGCCGCGCTGGCGGCGGCGACGCAGCTCGCGATCGCGCCGGTCGCGGGTGAAGGCCATCCCTTCGCGGCCCGGTTGCTGGGCGTCGCCGTCGCGACGCGGCCCGGCGAGGCGGTGTACGCGGAGGTGAACGGGGGCGTGCCGGCGCCGCTGGCCCGGGCGCTCGAGCGGGAGGACCTCCCCAAACTGAGCCAGGACGTCAAGCGTGACCTGCTGCTGCTCGAAGGCGCCGGTCTGGCTCCGCGCGGCTTCGTCTTCGACGTCGGCCTGGCCTCGTATCTCCTCGATCCGGCGAAGCGCACCCACACCCTCGGTGGCGCGGCGTGGGATTTTCTGCGCTGGCGCATGCACGACGGCGCGGAATCCCCGGCCGCCACCCCGCACGCGGGGCGGGGAGAGGGCCTGGCGCTCGGCGTCGGGCCCGCGGAGGCCGCCGCGGAGGAAGCCGACGCGATCGCACGGCTCCGCGACGTGATGGAGCGGGGCCTTCGCACGCGCGACGTCGAACGCTTGTACCATGACGTCGACCTGCCCCTCGCGTCCGTGCTCGCCCGGATGGAGCGCGTCGGCGTGGCGATCGACGCCGCGGCGCTGCGGGCGCTGTCGGTGTCGTTCCGCGAGCGGCTCGACGCGCTGACACGCGACATCCACCGGCTCGCCGGCACCGAGTTCAACATCGGGTCGCCGAAGCAGCTCGCGTTCGTTCTCTTCGAGAAGCTGCAACTCCCCGCGCAGAAGCGGACCAAGACCGGCTACTCGACCGACGCCGAGGTGCTCGAGCAGCTGGCGCCCCTCAGCGACGTCGTCGCCAAGATCCTGGAGCACCGCCGGCTGAGCAAACTTCTCGGCACCTATGTCGACGCGCTGCCCGCGGCGCTGCACGCGGCGACCGGACGCCTCCACCCGACCTTCAATCAGGCCGGGTCGAGCACCGGCCGGATCATCACGACCGAGCCCAACTTACAGAACATCCCGATCTTCGAGGAGGACGGGCGCGAGGTACGGCGGGCCTTTGTGGCCGGCCGGCCGGGGAACGTGCTGCTCTCGGCCGACTACTCGCAAATCGAGCTGCGGGTGCTCGCGCACATTACCGAGGATCCTGGATTGCTGGAGGCGTTTCGGGCGGGCCGCGACATCCACACGGCGACGTCCGCGGAAGTCTTCGGCGTCGCCTCCGACGCCGTCACCGCCGAGATGCGCCGCCAGGCCAAGATGTTCAACTACGGGATCGCCTACGGGATCACCGACTACGGCCTTGCCGTCCGGCTCCGGACCAGCCGGGAGGAGGCGAGGGCGTTCATGGACGCCTATTTCGCGCGCTACGGCCGCGTCGCGGACTACATGCGAACGGCGGTCGAACGGGCGCGCCGGGACGGCTACGTGAGCACGCTGCTCGGCCGGCGCCTGACGGTGCCCGACATCTTGAGCCGCCACCGGCCGACGCGCGAACGCGCGGAACGGGTCGCCATCAACGCGGCGATCCAGGGGACGGCGGCCGACATCATCAAGCTCGCGATGTTGAAGATCGCCCGCGAGTTCCTGCCCCGATTCCCGGACGTGGAGATGGTGTTGCAGATCCACGACGAACTCCTGTTTGAGGTGCCGGCCGGCCTGGTCCGCGATGTGGCGCCGGAAATCCGGCGGCTGATGGCCGAGGCGTTCCCCCTGTGCGTGCCGCTGTCTGCGGACGCCGGGGTGGGTCCCAACTGGCTCGATCTGACAGACGTGGCATGACCGGACGCCGGCCGCGTCGGATCGGCCTGACCGGCGGCGTGGCCAGCGGCAAGAGCACGGTCACCGCGGCGCTCCGTGCGTGCGGGGCCGCGATCGTGGACGCCGACGCGATCGCCCGGGACGTCGTCCGCCCGGGCGGGCCGGCGTACGACGGGATCGTCGAGGCCTTCGGGCCGTCGGTCGTCAACGCCGACGGGACGCTCGACCGCAAGGCGCTGGCCGCGCGCGTCTTTACGGATGAGACGGACCGCCGCCGCCTCAACACCCTGACCCACCCGCACATCCGGCGCCTGATGGCGGAGGAGGCCGTGCGCCTCACGGCGGCGCCGGAGAGCCCGGTGATCGTGTTCGATATTCCCCTGCTGCTCGACACGACGGACGGGCGCGACCTGGATCTCGATGGGATCGTCGTGGTGTACGCCGACCCCGCGACGCGCCTCCGGCGGCTCATGGCGCGGGACGGTCTGGGAGACGAGGAGGCCCGCCGGCGGCTGGCGGCCCAGATGCCGCTCGAGGGCAAGCTGCCGCGGGCCGATTGGGTGATCGACAACTCCGGTACCCTGGAGGCGACGCGCGCGGAGGTGGAGCGCCTCTGGCACACGCTCACGGCGCCCGCCGAGGAGCGCCCCGGCCCCGCACGCTGACGGCGCCGCGTCCGGTCCCGTCCGCCGCCGCCGCGGGTGTTCGGTAGTCCGGAGAGTCCGGAGCCAACCGGTGGTCGCCGTTTCGGGGCCG
Protein-coding regions in this window:
- the coaE gene encoding dephospho-CoA kinase (Dephospho-CoA kinase (CoaE) performs the final step in coenzyme A biosynthesis.) — its product is MTGRRPRRIGLTGGVASGKSTVTAALRACGAAIVDADAIARDVVRPGGPAYDGIVEAFGPSVVNADGTLDRKALAARVFTDETDRRRLNTLTHPHIRRLMAEEAVRLTAAPESPVIVFDIPLLLDTTDGRDLDLDGIVVVYADPATRLRRLMARDGLGDEEARRRLAAQMPLEGKLPRADWVIDNSGTLEATRAEVERLWHTLTAPAEERPGPAR
- the polA gene encoding DNA polymerase I; translation: MPPTDRRTLLLVDANGLVYRAFFALPYFTTRDGRPTNAVYGFTTMLLKVLEEQAPEYVAVAFDRPGPTFRHEAFAEYKARRRPMPDDLRPQIALAKQVVEALELPVFEVTGFEADDVIGTLVRRAEAGGFDVLIVTGDLDALQLVSAHTRVMMTSRGISETVVYDEAGVAAKLGVTPAQVPDFKSLKGDATDNIPGVPGVGDKTAARLLAGGTTVETLLAGLDDLADARLRAKLAEHREQIVQSKHIATIATDVDLSLDWAALRRRTPDLDRVRALFTDLEFKTLLDRLGVATAAPAEQAPGAYRTVSAAELGAALAAATQLAIAPVAGEGHPFAARLLGVAVATRPGEAVYAEVNGGVPAPLARALEREDLPKLSQDVKRDLLLLEGAGLAPRGFVFDVGLASYLLDPAKRTHTLGGAAWDFLRWRMHDGAESPAATPHAGRGEGLALGVGPAEAAAEEADAIARLRDVMERGLRTRDVERLYHDVDLPLASVLARMERVGVAIDAAALRALSVSFRERLDALTRDIHRLAGTEFNIGSPKQLAFVLFEKLQLPAQKRTKTGYSTDAEVLEQLAPLSDVVAKILEHRRLSKLLGTYVDALPAALHAATGRLHPTFNQAGSSTGRIITTEPNLQNIPIFEEDGREVRRAFVAGRPGNVLLSADYSQIELRVLAHITEDPGLLEAFRAGRDIHTATSAEVFGVASDAVTAEMRRQAKMFNYGIAYGITDYGLAVRLRTSREEARAFMDAYFARYGRVADYMRTAVERARRDGYVSTLLGRRLTVPDILSRHRPTRERAERVAINAAIQGTAADIIKLAMLKIAREFLPRFPDVEMVLQIHDELLFEVPAGLVRDVAPEIRRLMAEAFPLCVPLSADAGVGPNWLDLTDVA